The following are encoded in a window of Oncorhynchus masou masou isolate Uvic2021 chromosome 17, UVic_Omas_1.1, whole genome shotgun sequence genomic DNA:
- the LOC135559040 gene encoding cullin-3-like, with product MSNLKGGVKKDTKMRIRAFPMTMDEKYVNNIWDLLKNAIQEIQRKNNSGLSFEELYRNAYTMVLHKHGEKLYTGLREVVTEHLVNKVREDVLNSLNNNFLQTLNQAWNDHQTAMVMIRDILMYMDRVYVQQNNVENVYNLGLIIFRDQVVRYGCIRDHLRQTLLDMIARERKGEVVDRGAIRNACQMLMILGLEGRTVYEEDFEAPFLEMSAEFFQMESQKFLAENSASVYIKKVEARINEEIERVLHCLDKSTEEPIVKVVERELISKHMKTIVEMENSGLVHMLKNGKTEDLGCMYKLFSRVPNGLKTMCECMSSYLREQGKALVSEEGEGKNPVDYIQGLLDLKTRFDRFLLESFNNDRLFKQTIAGDFEYFLNLNSRSPEYLSLFIDDKLKKGVKGLTEQEVESILDKAMVLFRFMQEKDVFERYYKQHLARRLLTNKSVSDDSEKNMISKLKTECGCQFTSKLEGMFRDMSISNTTMDEFRQHLQSTGVSLGGVDLTVRVLTTGYWPTQSATPKCTIPPSPRHAFEVFRRFYLAKHSGRQLTLQHHMGSADLNATFHGLIKKEDGSEVGVGGAQVTGSNTRKHILQVSTFQMTILMLFNNREKSTFEEIQQETDIPERELVRALQSLACGKPTQRVLTKEPKSKEIENGHVFTVNDQFTSKLHRVKIQTVAAKQGESDPERKETRQKVDDDRKHEIEAAIVRIMKSRKKMQHNVLVAEVTQQLRARFLPSPVVIKKRIEGLIEREYLARTPEDRKVYTYVA from the exons ATGACAATGGATGAGAAGTATGTCAACAACATCTGGGACCTTCTGAAGAACGCCATCCAGGAGATCCAGAGGAAGAACAACAGCGGGCTGAGCTTTGAGGAGCTCTACAGGAACGCCTACACAATGGTGCTGCACAAACACGGCGAGAAGCTCTACACAGGCCTGCGTGAGGTCGTCACCGAGCACCTCGTCAACAAA GTACGAGAAGATGTCCTGAACTCATTAAACAATAACTTCCTGCAGACATTAAATCAAGCTTGGAATGATCACCAGACTGCAATGGTCATGATCCGAGACATCCTCATGTACATG GACCGGGTGTACGTGCAGCAGAACAACGTGGAGAATGTGTACAACCTGGGTCTGATCATCTTCAGAGACCAGGTGGTGCGCTACGGCTGCATCCGAGACCACCTCCGCCAGACCCTGCTGGACATGATCGCAcgcgagaggaagggagaggtggtGGATAG gggaGCGATCAGGAACGCCTGTCAGATGCTGATGATTCTCGGCCTGGAGGGCAGGACTGTGTACGAGGAAGACTTTGAGGCCCCCTTCTTAGAAATGTCTGCAGAATTCTTCCAG ATGGAGAGCCAGAAGTTCCTAGCGGAGAACAGTGCCAGTGTGTACATCAAGAAGGTGGAGGCCAGGATCAACGAGGAGATAGAGCGGGTGCTGCACTGCCTGGACAAGTCCACAGAGGAGCCCATCGTCAAGGTGGTGGAACGGGAGCTCATCTCCAAACACATGAAGACCATCGTGGAGATGGAGAACTCTGGCCTGGTCCACATGCTCAAGAATGGCAAGACCGAAG ACCTGGGCTGCATGTACAAGCTGTTTAGCCGTGTGCCTAACGGCCTGAAGACTATGTGTGAGTGTATGAGCTCCTACCTGAGGGAGCAGGGCAAGGCTCTGGTGTcggaggagggagagggcaaGAACCCTGTCGACTACATCCAG GGCCTGTTGGACCTGAAGACGCGGTTCGACCGCTTCCTCCTGGAGTCGTTCAACAACGACCGGCTCTTCAAGCAGACCATTGCCGGAGACTTTGAGTACTTTCTCAACCTAAACTCCCGCTCCCCCGAatacctctccctcttcatcgACGACAAGCTCAAGAAGGGAGTCAAAGGG CTGACAGAGCAGGAGGTGGAGTCCATCCTGGACAAGGCCATGGTGCTTTTCCGGTTCATGCAGGAGAAGGATGTGTTTGAGAGGTACTACAAACAGCACCTGGCCCGGAGGCTGCTCACCAACAAGAGTGTCTCCGACGACTCTGAGAAGAACATGATCTCTAAGCTGAAG ACTGAGTGTGGCTGTCAGTTCACCTCTAAACTGGAAGGGATGTtcagagacatgagcatctccaacaccaccatggacgaGTTCAGACAACACCTACAGTCCACGGGG GTGTCTCTAGGGGGCGTCGACCTCACAGTAAGAGTACTCACTACTGGCTATTGGCCCACGCAGTCGGCCACGCCCAAGTGCAccatccccccctcccccagacaTGCCTTTGAGGTCTTTAGAAG GTTCTACTTGGCCAAACACAGCGGCAGACAGTTGACACTCCAGCACCACATGGGCTCAGCAGACCTCAATGCCACCTTTCACGGTCTCATCAAGAAG GAGGACGGTTCGGAGGTAGGAGTGGGAGGAGCACAGGTGACGGGCTCGAACACCAGGAAACACATACTGCAGGTCTCAACCTTCCAGATGACCATCCTCATGCTCTTCAACAACAGAGAAAAGTCCACCTTCGAG GAGATCCAGCAGGAGACAGACATCCCGGAGAGGGAGCTGGTGCGAGCGCTGCAGTCGCTGGCCTGCGGGAAGCCCACCCAGCGCGTCCTCACCAAGGAGCCCAAGTCCAAGGAGATTGAGAATGGCCACGTGTTTACAGTCAACGATCAGTTTACCTCCAAGCTGCACAGAGTCAAAATACAGACGG tcgcTGCTAAGCAGGGGGAGTCTGACCCTGAGAGGAAAGAGACGCGGCAGAAGGTAGATGACGACAGGAAGCACGAAATTGAAGCAGCCATCGTCCGCATCATGAAGTCCAGGAAGAAGATGCAGCATAACGTCCTGGTAGCAGAG gtaaCCCAGCAGCTGCGGGCCCGGTTCCTCCCCAGCCCTGTGGTCATTAAGAAGCGCATTGAAGGACTTATAGAGAGAGAATACTTGGCACGGACGCCCGAGGACCGCAAAGTCTACACCTACGTTGCataa